One Aphelocoma coerulescens isolate FSJ_1873_10779 chromosome 5, UR_Acoe_1.0, whole genome shotgun sequence DNA segment encodes these proteins:
- the TBPL2 gene encoding TATA box-binding protein-like 2 isoform X1, translating to MEGASPLERYLESCSGQDDFSASPHLFTPMSPYDVELPIQTAEDGVFGSQLSQPKELHTDFSSVDLSFLPDVTQENKEQNLSEDGHETQKELDGSLPSNKDSGVFMDESSLSHPGAAQPSPGASAMCPPLTPMTPMTPASESPGIVPQLQNIVSTVNLACKLDLKNIALHARNAEYNPKRFAAVIMRIREPRTTALIFSSGKMVCTGAKSEEQSRLAARKYARVVQKLGFPAKFLDFKIQNMVGSCDVRFPIRLEGLVLTHQQFSSYEPELFPGLIYRMVKPRIVLLIFVSGKVVLTGAKDRSEIYEAFENIYPILRGFKKPS from the exons GATGACTTCTCTGCTAGTCCTCATCTGTTCACTCCTATGAGCCCTTATGATGTAGAACTTCCAATTCAAACAGCTGAAGATGGGGTGTTTGGTTCCCAGTTAAGTCAGCCCAAAGAGCTTCATACAGACTTCTCCTCTGTGGATCTCAGCTTTCTTCCAGATGTTAcccaagaaaacaaagaacaaaatctCTCTGAGGATGGCCATGAAACACAAAAAGAGCTTGATGGGTCACTACCAAGTAACAAGGACAGTGGTGTTTTCATGGATGAAAGCAGCTTGTCACATCCAGGTGCAGCTCAGCCATCTCCTGGAGCATCTGCCATGTGTCCTCCCCTGACTCCAATGACTCCTATGACCCCAGCTTCGGAAAGCCCTGGAATAGTTCCTCAGCTACA GAATATTGTGTCAACTGTAAACTTGGCTTGTAAACTGGATCTGAAGAACATAGCTCTGCATGCCAGAAACGCAGAGTATAACCCAAAG AGGTTTGCTGCTGTGATCATGAGAATCAGGGAACCACGAACAACAGCCCTCATCTTCAGTTCAGGAAAAATGGTCTGCACAGGAGCAAAGAg CGAAGAGCAGTCACGGCTGGCAGCCAGGAAATACGCGCGGGTGGTGCAGAAGCTCGGCTTCCCTGCCAAGTTCTTGGACTTCAAGATCCAGAATATGGTGGGGAGCTGTGATGTGAGGTTCCCCATCCGGCTGGAAGGCTTGGttctcacccaccagcagttCAGCAG CTATGAACCTGAACTATTCCCTGGCCTGATTTACAGGATGGTCAAACCAAGGATAGTGCTGCTTATCTTTGTGTCTGGAAAAGTTGTACTGACTG GAGCAAAAGACCGTTCTGAAATCTATGAGGCATTTGAGAACATCTACCCCATTTTAAGAGGTTTCAAGAAGCCATCATGA
- the TBPL2 gene encoding TATA box-binding protein-like 2 isoform X2: MEQLSGAGGRSYFLFLPDVTQENKEQNLSEDGHETQKELDGSLPSNKDSGVFMDESSLSHPGAAQPSPGASAMCPPLTPMTPMTPASESPGIVPQLQNIVSTVNLACKLDLKNIALHARNAEYNPKRFAAVIMRIREPRTTALIFSSGKMVCTGAKSEEQSRLAARKYARVVQKLGFPAKFLDFKIQNMVGSCDVRFPIRLEGLVLTHQQFSSYEPELFPGLIYRMVKPRIVLLIFVSGKVVLTGAKDRSEIYEAFENIYPILRGFKKPS, translated from the exons CTTTCTTCCAGATGTTAcccaagaaaacaaagaacaaaatctCTCTGAGGATGGCCATGAAACACAAAAAGAGCTTGATGGGTCACTACCAAGTAACAAGGACAGTGGTGTTTTCATGGATGAAAGCAGCTTGTCACATCCAGGTGCAGCTCAGCCATCTCCTGGAGCATCTGCCATGTGTCCTCCCCTGACTCCAATGACTCCTATGACCCCAGCTTCGGAAAGCCCTGGAATAGTTCCTCAGCTACA GAATATTGTGTCAACTGTAAACTTGGCTTGTAAACTGGATCTGAAGAACATAGCTCTGCATGCCAGAAACGCAGAGTATAACCCAAAG AGGTTTGCTGCTGTGATCATGAGAATCAGGGAACCACGAACAACAGCCCTCATCTTCAGTTCAGGAAAAATGGTCTGCACAGGAGCAAAGAg CGAAGAGCAGTCACGGCTGGCAGCCAGGAAATACGCGCGGGTGGTGCAGAAGCTCGGCTTCCCTGCCAAGTTCTTGGACTTCAAGATCCAGAATATGGTGGGGAGCTGTGATGTGAGGTTCCCCATCCGGCTGGAAGGCTTGGttctcacccaccagcagttCAGCAG CTATGAACCTGAACTATTCCCTGGCCTGATTTACAGGATGGTCAAACCAAGGATAGTGCTGCTTATCTTTGTGTCTGGAAAAGTTGTACTGACTG GAGCAAAAGACCGTTCTGAAATCTATGAGGCATTTGAGAACATCTACCCCATTTTAAGAGGTTTCAAGAAGCCATCATGA
- the ATG14 gene encoding beclin 1-associated autophagy-related key regulator: MAAPSGRRPQPVGPGGGSGAAAGAGPGALRGAEEDAEGLYVAVERCPLCNTTRRRLTCAKCVQSGDFVFFDGRDSERFSDKKERLMHLKTKQREFQKHVLKAMEGKEITDQLRWKIMSCKMRIEQLKQTICKENDEMTRHTEGLLRIKEENQKHYRRAQRHQEKKEKIQRHNRKLGDLVEKKTYDLKSQYEHLANLRRSHILELTSVIFPIEEVKTSMRDPADVSSESDNAMTSSTVSKLAEARRTTYLSGRWVCDDHNGDTSISITGPWIILPNNGDYSAYYNWVEEKKTTQGPDMEHNNPAHTISAALCYATQLVNTLSLILDVNLPKKLCNSEFCGENLSRHRFTRAVKKLNANILHLCFSQHVNLDLLHPLHTLRNLMYLVSPDTENLGRSGPFEISADLEDSMEFVDPSAAGETDESGDEHVSDEETDLGTDWENLPSPRFCDIPSQQVEMLQSQSTQVSQPIASSSAGGMISSAAASVTSWLKAYTGHR; this comes from the exons ATGGCGGCTCCCAGCGGCCGCCGGCCGCAGCCcgtggggccgggcgggggcagtggggccgcggccggggccgggcccggggctcTGCGGGGCGCCGAGGAGGACGCCGAGGGTCTCTACGTGGCGGTGGAGCGGTGCCCGCTCTGCAACACCACGCGCCGCCGCCTCACCTGCGCCAAGTGCGTCCAGAGCGGCGACTTCGTCTTCTTCGATGGGCGCGACTCCGAGAG GTTTTCAGACAAGAAAGAAAGGCTGATGCATCTTAAAACCAAACAGAGAGAATTCCAAAAACA TGTTTTGAAGGCCatggaagggaaagaaataacTGATCAGCTG AGGTGGAAAATAATGTCTTGCAAGATGAGGATTGAGCAGCTGAAACAGAccatttgcaaagaaaatgatGAAATGACAAGAC ACACGGAGGGGCTGCTGAGGATTAAAGAGGAGAACCAGAAGCATTATCGCAGGGCTCAGAGGCAtcaggagaagaaggagaagatccAGAGGCACAACAGGAAGCTGGGAGACctggtggagaaaaaaacctacgACCTGAAATCCCAGTATGAGCACTTGGCAAACCTCCGTCGGTCGCACATCCTGGAGCTGACCTCGGTCATCTTCCCCATTGAAGAGGTGAAGACAAGCATGAG GGACCCTGCAGATGTGTCCTCAGAGAGTGACAATGCCATGACCTCCAGCACTGTGAGCAAGCTGGCAGAGGCACGGAGAACCACGTACCTGTCGGGGAGGTGGGTGTGTGACGACCACAACGGGGACACCAGCATCAGCATCACGGGGCCCTGGATCATCCTCCCCAACAACGGGGACTACTCAGCTTACTACAACTGGGTGGAGGAGAAGAAGACTACACAGGGACCTG ataTGGAACATAATAACCCTGCTCATACCATCAGTGCTGCATTGTGCTATGCAACTCAGCTCGTTAACACTTTGTCTCTCATACTTGATGTAAATCTTCCCAAGAAGCTCTGCAACAG TGAATTCTGTGGAGAGAATCTCAGCAGACACAGGTTCACACGGGCAGTGAAGAAGCTGAATGCTAATATCCTTCACCTCTGCTTCTCTCAG CATGTAAATTTAGATCTGTTGCACCCCCTGCATACCCTCAGGAACCTCATGTACCTGGTCAGCCCAGACACCGAGAACTTGGGCAG GTCCGGCCCCTTCGAAATCAGCGCTGACCTGGAAGACTCCATGGAATTTGTGGACCCCAGCGCGGCGGGCGAGACGGACGAGAGCGGCGACGAGCACGTGAGCGACGAGGAGACGGACCTGGGCACGGACTGGGAgaacctgcccagccccaggttCTGTGACATCCCCTCGCAGCAGGTGGAGAtgctgcagagccagagcacccaggtgtcccagcccaTCGCCAGCAGCAGCGCGGGCGGGATGATCTCGTCCGCTGCCGCCTCGGTCACCTCGTGGCTCAAGGCCTACACCGGGCACCGCTAG
- the FBXO34 gene encoding F-box only protein 34: MKSSCRAGLHREPLNSTSSTFHQVKRVSGMHLKPYLKLQKKERSPEISQDSLRGHQGPAQGEKYTNCTKLSVFPKPSLVTPSQKLLGIIYPNTMCNMNGKGPADGPSAREKKNALSATIHQGEEGEGPLDVWAVVKPGNTKEKIAFFAAQQCSSNARPGSMKIKSTWDIDGRTAKRRKKSVDLKKAKIQLERMREANARCSQPEPFACGIEHCSVHFGSDGAEGAFPGRSLSVIEMVAFLEQRASALLVDCAKTCTAASATRLSAQPKAALPGSDPFSLAAACEAHTERGPGEPQGEPVRVLDMVAKLESECLRRQSEREAGSLSRNNSFRRNVGRVLLASGTQPEGEVEKGVPAQGDGLGEAGVAEAGYGGRCGPLGDTELWDGAASAQQPFPSGLDTRVGNVNSGLAQAVLAMTAGRNGTEAQIEPPRVLLSPCPAAARLPPDPLQSKNATVDCTSKEPVIFPKHPARKEPLCISISVTKTEKGCRKEKLSSSSSGEDSLPGRLFFLQGEQPAAHEQQPQQENTQEKPGKVAQNEDEDALASGRSCVSSSVPTEPLAPSVPPTEGALQVLDASCLKRQVSHDFLETRFKIQQLLEPQQYMAFLPHHIIVKIFGLLPTRSLVALKCTCYYFKFIIEYYNIRPADSRWVRDPRYREDPCKQCKKKYVKGDVSLCRWHPKPYCQALPYGPGYWMCCHRSQKGIPGCKLGLHDNHWVPACHSFNRAIHKKTRGAGAEVEEEY; encoded by the coding sequence GGACCAGCACAAGGAGAAAAATACACCAACTGCACCAAACTGAGCGTTTTCCCAAAACCCTCCCTCGTGACTCCATCTCAAAAGCTTCTGGGGATTATTTATCCAAATACTATGTGCAATATGAACGGGAAAGGCCCAGCAGATGGTCCAAGTGCCAGGGAGAAGAAGAACGCCCTGTCTGCGACAATCCACCagggagaagaaggggaagggcCGCTGGATGTCTGGGCTGTGGTGAAACCTGGCAACACCAAGGAGAAAATCGCCTTCTTCgcagcccagcagtgcagcagcaACGCCCGCCCGGGCTCCATGAAAATCAAGAGCACGTGGGACATCGACGGGAGAACGGCCAAACGCAGGAAAAAATCGGTGGATcttaaaaaagccaaaattcaACTGGAAAGAATGAGGGAGGCAAACGCCAGGTGCTCCCAGCCGGAGCCTTTCGCCTGCGGCATCGAGCACTGCTCGGTGCACTTCGGGAGCGACGGCGCAGAGGGCGCGTTCCCGGGCCGCTCGCTGTCGGTCATCGAGATGGTGGCGTTCCTGGAGCAGCGGGCGAGCGCCCTGCTGGTGGACTGTGCCAAGACCTGCACGGCTGCCTCTGCCACCAGGCTCAGCGCCCAGCCCAaggccgccctgcccggctcAGACCCCTTCTCCTTGGCCGCAGCCTGCGAGGCGCACACGGAGCGGGGCCCTGGCGAGCCCCAGGGCGAGCCCGTGCGCGTGCTGGACATGGTGGCCAAGCTGGAGTCCGAGTGCCTGAGGCGGCAGAGCGAGCGGGAGGCCGGGAGCCTCTCCCGGAACAACAGCTTCCGCAGGAATGTCGGCAGGGTGCTCCTGGCCAGCGGCACCCAGCCCGAGGGAGAGGTGGAGAAGGGGGTCCCGGCTCAGGGGGACGGGCTGGGCGAGGCAGGGGTGGCAGAGGCTGGATACGGAGGTCGCTGTGGCCCTCTGGGTGACACCGAGCTGTGGGATGGCGctgcctctgcccagcagcCGTTTCCTTCGGGGCTGGATACCCGGGTGGGGAATGTGAATTCGGGACTTGCCCAGGCGGTGTTGGCAATGACAGCTGGCAGGAATGGCACTGAAGCACAGATTGAGCCTCCCAGGGTtctgctgtccccatgtccagctgctgccaggctgccACCGGATCCCTTGCAGAGCAAGAACGCGACTGTTGATTGTACGTCAAAAGAGCCTGTAATTTTCCCAAAGCATCCTGCTAGGAAGGAGCCCTTATGCATCAGTATATCAGTCACCAAGACAGAGAAAGGGTGCAGGAAGGAGAAGCTCTCCAGCTCCAGTTCTGGTGAGGATTCGCTCCCAGGGAGGCTGTTTTTCCTCCAGGGTGAGCAGCCTGCTGCTCACGAGCAACAGCCACAGCAGGAGAATACCCAGGAGAAGCCAGGGAAAGTAGCCCaaaatgaggatgaggatgctcTGGCATCTGGTAGATCATGTGTCAGCAGCAGTGTCCCTACAGAGCCATTGGCCCCTTCTGTCCCTCCCACAGAAGGGGCTTTGCAAGTACTTGATGCCTCCTGCCTAAAGCGGCAGGTTTCGCATGACTTTCTGGAGACCAGGTTTAAAATCCAGCAGCTTTTGGAGCCTCAGCAGTACATGGCCTTCTTGCCTCACCACATCATCGTGAAAATCTTCGGATTGCTTCCCACCAGGAGCCTGGTTGCCCTAAAATGCACTTGCTACTACTTCAAATTCATCATCGAGTACTACAACATCAGGCCGGCGGACTCGCGCTGGGTCCGCGACCCCCGCTATCGGGAAGACCCTTGCAAGCAGTGCAAGAAGAAATACGTGAAGGGGGACGTGTCCCTGTGCCGGTGGCATCCCAAGCCCTactgccaggctctgccctACGGGCCTGGCTACTGGATGTGCTGCCACCGCTCCCAGAAGGGCATCCCGGGCTGCAAGTTGGGTCTCCACGACAATCACTGGGTCCCTGCCTGCCACAGCTTTAACCGCGCCATCCATAAGAAAACCCGAGGAGCGGGAGCAGAGGTGGAAGAGGAATATTAG